A window of Gasterosteus aculeatus chromosome 9, fGasAcu3.hap1.1, whole genome shotgun sequence contains these coding sequences:
- the LOC144383230 gene encoding uncharacterized protein LOC144383230, with translation MFAVRAAFVLCLMSVGRSAPLACEDLLQPLDQLDPGHLEGRRAMVAGSLSFPPYMEGLRRRHSATINFSSNASGNGTHWRRSKRLDNKCHYASYDISLQGSSFTFDDGNVTTTFIRTSCRDCLLMSFDVESGKRQHFYLFSRRRELVQEELEEFRAQVECLSMSPPAVMDPTKELCPE, from the coding sequence ATGTTTGCTGTGCGTGCCGCCTTTGTCCTCTGCCTGATGTCTGTGGGCCGTTCAGCTCCTCTGGCCTGTGAGGACTTGCTCCAGCCTCTGGATCAGCTGGATCCCGGTCACCTGGAGGGCAGACGGGCTATGGTTGCGGGCAGTTTGAGCTTTCCGCCATACATGGAGGGATTAAGACGTAGACACAGCGCCACCATCAACTTCTCTAGCAACGCGAGTGGAAACGGCACCCATTGGAGACGCTCCAAGCGTTTGGATAACAAGTGCCACTACGCGTCCTACGACATCTCCCTGCAGGGCAGCAGTTTCACCTTTGACGATGGCAATGTCACCACAACCTTCATCCGCACATCGTGTCGCGACTGCTTACTGATGAGCTTTGACGTGGAGTCGGGGAAGCGGCAGCACTTTTATCTGttcagcaggaggagggagttggtgcaggaggagttggaggagtTCAGGGCTCAGGTGGAGTGTCTGAGCATGTCTCCACCCGCTGTGATGGATCCTACCAAGGAACTTTGTCCAGAATAG
- the LOC144383231 gene encoding uncharacterized protein LOC144383231 codes for MFPLFAVFLLCLMSVSRSAPPVCERLVHPLSQLDPSHFQGGWALVAGSLNHQPSMEKLRLRDSITMFFSNSSDTSNVYTQINRFDDRCEYLRYNISVEGSSFTFNVGERFKLDGAVLSTHCPDCAVMRWIVQSKSRRSVDLYLLSRRREVAQEEMEEFKAQLACYGLPTPVVMDPTKELCPEHPEGRPTNSSSSD; via the coding sequence ATGTTTCCCCTCTTTGCCGTCTTTCTCCTCTGCTTGATGTCTGTGAGCCGTTCGGCTCCTCCGGTCTGTGAAAGATTGGTCCACCCGCTGTCTCAGCTAGACCCCAGCCATTTCCAGGGCGGATGGGCTCTAGTTGCGGGCAGTCTCAACCACCAGCCTTCCATGGAGAAACTAAGGCTCAGAGACAGCATCACTATGTTCTTCAGCAATTCCAGTGACACCTCCAACGTCTACACCCAAATCAATCGCTTTGATGATCGATGCGAGTACCTGCGCTACAACATCTCGGTGGAGGGAAGCTCCTTCACCTTTAACGTGGGCGAACGCTTCAAGCTCGACGGGGCTGTCCTCTCCACACACTGCCCGGACTGTGCCGTGATGCGGTGGATTGTGCAGTCGAAGAGCCGGCGGTCTGTAGACTTGTACCTgctgagcaggaggagggaggtggcccaggaggagatggaggagttcAAGGCCCAGCTGGCGTGTTACGGGCTGCCCACACCTGTGGTGATGGATCCCACCAAGGAGCTCTGTCCAGAGCATCCTGAGGGCCGGCcaaccaacagcagcagctcggatTGA
- the misp3 gene encoding uncharacterized protein misp3 isoform X3 → MATKPVEWQEQGRVNALDEWVEELWPQGKESATLSHNSTLQDKDAPRAQPEEDIDALELGAQDQTLGSNQALLGTKTCDETTSENLEHTRISSCIPTETPGMGTVLDEKSRAQEEKSVDSRKAAFPTPPLGASSMEECFEKESLSTLVRELDEFMLDPTEDLSSPDGQNSLERPPLLSKPANTELDALSEETTTEENDTQPNFLPDGFDCSEPEDKMSAVAPESNSAAHSPPFARINGASITTLDAEGKPFHPSHSPNTSVSTEQDPTSTFPAFLSAKPQGELLPQSQRELTPRGVNQEAAQQVLCKSASPLSTVVMELSDRGGAGSGFAVAVREKRSRAGDRTLRGGTQTGGEGAQIKTVERQRVRERPKNSKTVEKQKIEIDKRCCCVPAKHSRMETDSCDDSQSDSGVSADFSPCSTLEGTTISTAYPAAAPKETPIEREMRRAVEREHSLRRSRGLPNPPTSPEYVEIPLRKTILCQSVTKSERSHCKDRQLAGKKMEQEIHEEAEREQDLVKLGKVQGFYDKGTVRQIKERKQIFEAFQKPSDSTLSVSAQSKPTSWSSASDVSTLENQEDISSQASTIGGSYLPTQSTSSVMGGGDPARTPRGPGSSEGMACKVIILESNISVPAQKLCHAKLEAGPVTVVNSGRPSVSSSRTGGRGRIKMSEQQEEEEDEEEPKENPFFKLRSSTNLVKVEQDIRETQEREKELHNQRASLYGGTGEKEGRSTPVPTLSTSSSLNGLAFPDLPASSSRGGTRHTAGRQSVGKLGLWPPGQPKEERIDQPEFPQSPRTPRQKSPLVQRWESGLVSEHNMEDN, encoded by the exons ATGGCAACAAAGCCAGTGGAATGGCAGGAGCAGGGTCGAGTCAACGCGCTGGACGAGTGGGTCGAGGAGCTGTGGCCGCAAGGCAAAGAGAGTGCAACCCTGAGCCACAACTCCACTCTGCAAGATAAAGATGCTCCAAGGGCACAACCCGAAGAGGACATCGACGCCCTAGAGCTAGGAGCTCAAGACCAAACACTGGGCAGCAACCAAGCGCTACTAGGAACCAAAACATGCGATGAAACCACATCGGAAAATCTGGAACATACAAGAATTAGTAGCTGCATCCCCACAGAGACACCAGGGATGGGGACAGTATTAGATGAAAAATCCCGGGCTCAAGAGGAGAAGTCAGTTGATTCACGCAAAGCTGCTTTCCCGACTCCTCCCCTCGGTGCTTCATCCATGGAGGAATGCTTTGAGAAAGAGAGTCTTTCCACCCTGGTGAGGGAGCTGGATGAATTTATGTTGGACCCAACAGAGGACCTTTCGTCTCCCGATGGACAAAATAGTCTTGAACGGCCACCTCTTCTCTCTAAGCCCGCAAATACAGAGTTAGATGCATTATCGGAGGAGACGACTACAGAGGAGAATGACACACAGCCGAACTTCTTACCGGATGGTTTTGACTGTAGTGAACCTGAAGATAAGATGTCGGCTGTAGCTCCTGAATCAAATTCAGCAGCTCATTCTCCTCCCTTTGCCAGAATCAATGGAGCATCAATCACAACACTAGACGCAGAGGGCAAGCCTTTCCACCCTTCACATTCTCCCAATACATCAGTTTCCACTGAACAAGACCCAACGTCAACCTTCCCTGCATTTTTGTCAGCCAAACCGCAGGGGGAGCTGTTGCCCCAGAGCCAAAGGGAGCTTACCCCCAGGGGAGTAAACCAGGAAGCTGCACAACAGGTGCTCTGCAAGAGCGCCTCACCTTTGTCTACTGTTGTCATGGAGCTGTCTGATCGGGGTGGGGCGGGGTCTGGTTTTGCGGTCGCTGTGAGAGAAAAGCGCAGCAGGGCGGGGGACCGCACACTGAGAGGAGGCACGCAGACAGGTGGAGAGGGAGCGCAGATCAAGACTGTTGAGCGGCAACGCGTCCGAGAACGGCCAAAAAATTCCAAAACCGTCGAGAAGCAAAAGATTGAGATAGATAAACGCTGCTGCTGCGTGCCTGCTAAACACAGCAGGATGGAGACTGACTCGTGTGATGATAGCCAGAGCGATAGTGGAGTTTCAGCGGACTTCTCCCCATGCAGCACCTTGGAGGGCACCACCATTTCCACGGCCTATCCAGCTGCTGCGCCCAAAGAGACCCCCATCGAGAGGGAGATGCGGCGGGCCGTAGAACGTGAACACAGTCTGAGGAGATCCAGAGGGCTTCCGAATCCACCCACCTCGCCAGAGTATGTAGAGATCCCTTTAAGAAAAACTATTCTCTGCCAGTCCGTAACTAAGTCTGAGAGGAGTCACTGCAAAGACAGGCAGTTAGCGGGCAAAAAGATGGAGCAAGAGATACACGAGGAAGCCGAGAGGGAGCAGGATCTGGTCAAGCTGGGCAAAGTTCAAGGCTTCTATGACAAAGGCACAGTCCGCCAAATCAAAGAGAGGAAACAGATTTTCGAGGCCTTTCAGAAACCCAGTGACTCAACTTTGAGTGTGTCAGCCCAGAGTAAGCCCACGTCCTGGTCCTCTGCCAGTGACGTTTCAACCCTGGAGAACCAGGAGGACATCTCATCGCAGGCATCCACCATAGGAGGGTCATATTTGCCCACTCAGAGCACGAGCTCAGTCATGGGAGGTGGTGACCCCGCTAGGACTCCCAGAGGACCAGGGTCATCTGAGGGCATGGCCTGTAAAGTCATCATCCTAGAAAGCAATATCAGTGTTCCAGCACAGAAGCTCTGCCACGCCAAACTGGAGGCAGGGCCCGTCACTGTAGTCAACTCTGGGCGTCCGAGCGTCTCATCTTCTAGGACAGGAGGACGGGGTAGGATTAAAATGagcgagcagcaggaggaggaggaggatgaggaggaaccCAAGGAGAATCCCTTCTTCAAGCTGCGCTCCTCAACAAATTTGGTCAAAGTAGAGCAAGACATCCGGGAGActcaagagagagaaaaggagcttCACAACCAGAGGGCCAGTCTGTATGGGGGCacaggagagaaggaaggaagaagcaCGCCAGTCCCCACGTTGTCAACCTCTTCGTCACTGAATGGTCTGGCTTTTCCTGACTTACCTGCGTCGTCATCCAGAGGGGGAACTAGACACACAGCAG gacgCCAGTCAGTTGGCAAGTTGGGGCTGTGGCCTCCAGGTCAGCCTAAAGAGGAGAGGATTGACCAGCCAGAG
- the misp3 gene encoding uncharacterized protein misp3 isoform X1, protein MATKPVEWQEQGRVNALDEWVEELWPQGKESATLSHNSTLQDKDAPRAQPEEDIDALELGAQDQTLGSNQALLGTKTCDETTSENLEHTRISSCIPTETPGMGTVLDEKSRAQEEKSVDSRKAAFPTPPLGASSMEECFEKESLSTLVRELDEFMLDPTEDLSSPDGQNSLERPPLLSKPANTELDALSEETTTEENDTQPNFLPDGFDCSEPEDKMSAVAPESNSAAHSPPFARINGASITTLDAEGKPFHPSHSPNTSVSTEQDPTSTFPAFLSAKPQGELLPQSQRELTPRGVNQEAAQQVLCKSASPLSTVVMELSDRGGAGSGFAVAVREKRSRAGDRTLRGGTQTGGEGAQIKTVERQRVRERPKNSKTVEKQKIEIDKRCCCVPAKHSRMETDSCDDSQSDSGVSADFSPCSTLEGTTISTAYPAAAPKETPIEREMRRAVEREHSLRRSRGLPNPPTSPEYVEIPLRKTILCQSVTKSERSHCKDRQLAGKKMEQEIHEEAEREQDLVKLGKVQGFYDKGTVRQIKERKQIFEAFQKPSDSTLSVSAQSKPTSWSSASDVSTLENQEDISSQASTIGGSYLPTQSTSSVMGGGDPARTPRGPGSSEGMACKVIILESNISVPAQKLCHAKLEAGPVTVVNSGRPSVSSSRTGGRGRIKMSEQQEEEEDEEEPKENPFFKLRSSTNLVKVEQDIRETQEREKELHNQRASLYGGTGEKEGRSTPVPTLSTSSSLNGLAFPDLPASSSRGGTRHTAGRQSVGKLGLWPPGQPKEERIDQPEFGVDTLGFSFSLTVRC, encoded by the exons ATGGCAACAAAGCCAGTGGAATGGCAGGAGCAGGGTCGAGTCAACGCGCTGGACGAGTGGGTCGAGGAGCTGTGGCCGCAAGGCAAAGAGAGTGCAACCCTGAGCCACAACTCCACTCTGCAAGATAAAGATGCTCCAAGGGCACAACCCGAAGAGGACATCGACGCCCTAGAGCTAGGAGCTCAAGACCAAACACTGGGCAGCAACCAAGCGCTACTAGGAACCAAAACATGCGATGAAACCACATCGGAAAATCTGGAACATACAAGAATTAGTAGCTGCATCCCCACAGAGACACCAGGGATGGGGACAGTATTAGATGAAAAATCCCGGGCTCAAGAGGAGAAGTCAGTTGATTCACGCAAAGCTGCTTTCCCGACTCCTCCCCTCGGTGCTTCATCCATGGAGGAATGCTTTGAGAAAGAGAGTCTTTCCACCCTGGTGAGGGAGCTGGATGAATTTATGTTGGACCCAACAGAGGACCTTTCGTCTCCCGATGGACAAAATAGTCTTGAACGGCCACCTCTTCTCTCTAAGCCCGCAAATACAGAGTTAGATGCATTATCGGAGGAGACGACTACAGAGGAGAATGACACACAGCCGAACTTCTTACCGGATGGTTTTGACTGTAGTGAACCTGAAGATAAGATGTCGGCTGTAGCTCCTGAATCAAATTCAGCAGCTCATTCTCCTCCCTTTGCCAGAATCAATGGAGCATCAATCACAACACTAGACGCAGAGGGCAAGCCTTTCCACCCTTCACATTCTCCCAATACATCAGTTTCCACTGAACAAGACCCAACGTCAACCTTCCCTGCATTTTTGTCAGCCAAACCGCAGGGGGAGCTGTTGCCCCAGAGCCAAAGGGAGCTTACCCCCAGGGGAGTAAACCAGGAAGCTGCACAACAGGTGCTCTGCAAGAGCGCCTCACCTTTGTCTACTGTTGTCATGGAGCTGTCTGATCGGGGTGGGGCGGGGTCTGGTTTTGCGGTCGCTGTGAGAGAAAAGCGCAGCAGGGCGGGGGACCGCACACTGAGAGGAGGCACGCAGACAGGTGGAGAGGGAGCGCAGATCAAGACTGTTGAGCGGCAACGCGTCCGAGAACGGCCAAAAAATTCCAAAACCGTCGAGAAGCAAAAGATTGAGATAGATAAACGCTGCTGCTGCGTGCCTGCTAAACACAGCAGGATGGAGACTGACTCGTGTGATGATAGCCAGAGCGATAGTGGAGTTTCAGCGGACTTCTCCCCATGCAGCACCTTGGAGGGCACCACCATTTCCACGGCCTATCCAGCTGCTGCGCCCAAAGAGACCCCCATCGAGAGGGAGATGCGGCGGGCCGTAGAACGTGAACACAGTCTGAGGAGATCCAGAGGGCTTCCGAATCCACCCACCTCGCCAGAGTATGTAGAGATCCCTTTAAGAAAAACTATTCTCTGCCAGTCCGTAACTAAGTCTGAGAGGAGTCACTGCAAAGACAGGCAGTTAGCGGGCAAAAAGATGGAGCAAGAGATACACGAGGAAGCCGAGAGGGAGCAGGATCTGGTCAAGCTGGGCAAAGTTCAAGGCTTCTATGACAAAGGCACAGTCCGCCAAATCAAAGAGAGGAAACAGATTTTCGAGGCCTTTCAGAAACCCAGTGACTCAACTTTGAGTGTGTCAGCCCAGAGTAAGCCCACGTCCTGGTCCTCTGCCAGTGACGTTTCAACCCTGGAGAACCAGGAGGACATCTCATCGCAGGCATCCACCATAGGAGGGTCATATTTGCCCACTCAGAGCACGAGCTCAGTCATGGGAGGTGGTGACCCCGCTAGGACTCCCAGAGGACCAGGGTCATCTGAGGGCATGGCCTGTAAAGTCATCATCCTAGAAAGCAATATCAGTGTTCCAGCACAGAAGCTCTGCCACGCCAAACTGGAGGCAGGGCCCGTCACTGTAGTCAACTCTGGGCGTCCGAGCGTCTCATCTTCTAGGACAGGAGGACGGGGTAGGATTAAAATGagcgagcagcaggaggaggaggaggatgaggaggaaccCAAGGAGAATCCCTTCTTCAAGCTGCGCTCCTCAACAAATTTGGTCAAAGTAGAGCAAGACATCCGGGAGActcaagagagagaaaaggagcttCACAACCAGAGGGCCAGTCTGTATGGGGGCacaggagagaaggaaggaagaagcaCGCCAGTCCCCACGTTGTCAACCTCTTCGTCACTGAATGGTCTGGCTTTTCCTGACTTACCTGCGTCGTCATCCAGAGGGGGAACTAGACACACAGCAG gacgCCAGTCAGTTGGCAAGTTGGGGCTGTGGCCTCCAGGTCAGCCTAAAGAGGAGAGGATTGACCAGCCAGAG TTTGGCGTTGATACGCTGGGTTTCAGCTTCAGTTTGACGGTTCGGTGTTAG
- the misp3 gene encoding uncharacterized protein misp3 isoform X2, which translates to MATKPVEWQEQGRVNALDEWVEELWPQGKESATLSHNSTLQDKDAPRAQPEEDIDALELGAQDQTLGSNQALLGTKTCDETTSENLEHTRISSCIPTETPGMGTVLDEKSRAQEEKSVDSRKAAFPTPPLGASSMEECFEKESLSTLVRELDEFMLDPTEDLSSPDGQNSLERPPLLSKPANTELDALSEETTTEENDTQPNFLPDGFDCSEPEDKMSAVAPESNSAAHSPPFARINGASITTLDAEGKPFHPSHSPNTSVSTEQDPTSTFPAFLSAKPQGELLPQSQRELTPRGVNQEAAQQVLCKSASPLSTVVMELSDRGGAGSGFAVAVREKRSRAGDRTLRGGTQTGGEGAQIKTVERQRVRERPKNSKTVEKQKIEIDKRCCCVPAKHSRMETDSCDDSQSDSGVSADFSPCSTLEGTTISTAYPAAAPKETPIEREMRRAVEREHSLRRSRGLPNPPTSPEYVEIPLRKTILCQSVTKSERSHCKDRQLAGKKMEQEIHEEAEREQDLVKLGKVQGFYDKGTVRQIKERKQIFEAFQKPSDSTLSVSAQSKPTSWSSASDVSTLENQEDISSQASTIGGSYLPTQSTSSVMGGGDPARTPRGPGSSEGMACKVIILESNISVPAQKLCHAKLEAGPVTVVNSGRPSVSSSRTGGRGRIKMSEQQEEEEDEEEPKENPFFKLRSSTNLVKVEQDIRETQEREKELHNQRASLYGGTGEKEGRSTPVPTLSTSSSLNGLAFPDLPASSSRGGTRHTAGRR; encoded by the exons ATGGCAACAAAGCCAGTGGAATGGCAGGAGCAGGGTCGAGTCAACGCGCTGGACGAGTGGGTCGAGGAGCTGTGGCCGCAAGGCAAAGAGAGTGCAACCCTGAGCCACAACTCCACTCTGCAAGATAAAGATGCTCCAAGGGCACAACCCGAAGAGGACATCGACGCCCTAGAGCTAGGAGCTCAAGACCAAACACTGGGCAGCAACCAAGCGCTACTAGGAACCAAAACATGCGATGAAACCACATCGGAAAATCTGGAACATACAAGAATTAGTAGCTGCATCCCCACAGAGACACCAGGGATGGGGACAGTATTAGATGAAAAATCCCGGGCTCAAGAGGAGAAGTCAGTTGATTCACGCAAAGCTGCTTTCCCGACTCCTCCCCTCGGTGCTTCATCCATGGAGGAATGCTTTGAGAAAGAGAGTCTTTCCACCCTGGTGAGGGAGCTGGATGAATTTATGTTGGACCCAACAGAGGACCTTTCGTCTCCCGATGGACAAAATAGTCTTGAACGGCCACCTCTTCTCTCTAAGCCCGCAAATACAGAGTTAGATGCATTATCGGAGGAGACGACTACAGAGGAGAATGACACACAGCCGAACTTCTTACCGGATGGTTTTGACTGTAGTGAACCTGAAGATAAGATGTCGGCTGTAGCTCCTGAATCAAATTCAGCAGCTCATTCTCCTCCCTTTGCCAGAATCAATGGAGCATCAATCACAACACTAGACGCAGAGGGCAAGCCTTTCCACCCTTCACATTCTCCCAATACATCAGTTTCCACTGAACAAGACCCAACGTCAACCTTCCCTGCATTTTTGTCAGCCAAACCGCAGGGGGAGCTGTTGCCCCAGAGCCAAAGGGAGCTTACCCCCAGGGGAGTAAACCAGGAAGCTGCACAACAGGTGCTCTGCAAGAGCGCCTCACCTTTGTCTACTGTTGTCATGGAGCTGTCTGATCGGGGTGGGGCGGGGTCTGGTTTTGCGGTCGCTGTGAGAGAAAAGCGCAGCAGGGCGGGGGACCGCACACTGAGAGGAGGCACGCAGACAGGTGGAGAGGGAGCGCAGATCAAGACTGTTGAGCGGCAACGCGTCCGAGAACGGCCAAAAAATTCCAAAACCGTCGAGAAGCAAAAGATTGAGATAGATAAACGCTGCTGCTGCGTGCCTGCTAAACACAGCAGGATGGAGACTGACTCGTGTGATGATAGCCAGAGCGATAGTGGAGTTTCAGCGGACTTCTCCCCATGCAGCACCTTGGAGGGCACCACCATTTCCACGGCCTATCCAGCTGCTGCGCCCAAAGAGACCCCCATCGAGAGGGAGATGCGGCGGGCCGTAGAACGTGAACACAGTCTGAGGAGATCCAGAGGGCTTCCGAATCCACCCACCTCGCCAGAGTATGTAGAGATCCCTTTAAGAAAAACTATTCTCTGCCAGTCCGTAACTAAGTCTGAGAGGAGTCACTGCAAAGACAGGCAGTTAGCGGGCAAAAAGATGGAGCAAGAGATACACGAGGAAGCCGAGAGGGAGCAGGATCTGGTCAAGCTGGGCAAAGTTCAAGGCTTCTATGACAAAGGCACAGTCCGCCAAATCAAAGAGAGGAAACAGATTTTCGAGGCCTTTCAGAAACCCAGTGACTCAACTTTGAGTGTGTCAGCCCAGAGTAAGCCCACGTCCTGGTCCTCTGCCAGTGACGTTTCAACCCTGGAGAACCAGGAGGACATCTCATCGCAGGCATCCACCATAGGAGGGTCATATTTGCCCACTCAGAGCACGAGCTCAGTCATGGGAGGTGGTGACCCCGCTAGGACTCCCAGAGGACCAGGGTCATCTGAGGGCATGGCCTGTAAAGTCATCATCCTAGAAAGCAATATCAGTGTTCCAGCACAGAAGCTCTGCCACGCCAAACTGGAGGCAGGGCCCGTCACTGTAGTCAACTCTGGGCGTCCGAGCGTCTCATCTTCTAGGACAGGAGGACGGGGTAGGATTAAAATGagcgagcagcaggaggaggaggaggatgaggaggaaccCAAGGAGAATCCCTTCTTCAAGCTGCGCTCCTCAACAAATTTGGTCAAAGTAGAGCAAGACATCCGGGAGActcaagagagagaaaaggagcttCACAACCAGAGGGCCAGTCTGTATGGGGGCacaggagagaaggaaggaagaagcaCGCCAGTCCCCACGTTGTCAACCTCTTCGTCACTGAATGGTCTGGCTTTTCCTGACTTACCTGCGTCGTCATCCAGAGGGGGAACTAGACACACAGCAG GTAGAAGGTAG